The segment TATGCTGCCACTTACAGCCACCGCAGGTGCCAAAATGCTTAAGCATACAGGTTCTACACGTTTATCTGAAAACTTATGAATCTTTACCGCAGTTCCTTCGTAGAAAGATTTTTTCTTCTTTGTCGTCTGGATATCTGCAATATCACCGGGAACTACATTGTTTATGAAAACCACTTTGCCATCGGGTGCTTTGGCAATACTTTTACCTTTTGCTCCGGCGCCAGTGATTTCAAGTTCTTCAAATAGCTTGTTTTTATTCTTTCTTCCCATAGCGCAAAAATAGGACAATTGAGAAGATTTTAAAGGGAGCTGATTATAAATTTCGTAGAACATTTAGTAATTTGCGTGATATGCAAGGGGATGATTTCTCTCCGGTAATTTTTTCTGTTTTTCAGAAGAAATTCAAGTAGGAATAACTGGAATAGAAAACAAAAATAACAAAAATGCAATTACAACAAATTTCGACATCACAACAGGCGATTGATCTTGAAGATAAACATGGAGCACATAATTATCATCCGTTGCCCGTGGTTCTCAGCAAGGGAGAAGGCGTTCATGTGTGGGATGTAGAAGGTAAAAAATATTATGATTTTCTTTCAGCTTATTCAGCAATTAATCAGGGACATTGCCATCCAAAGATAGTAGGGGCAATGCATGAGCAGGCTTTAAAATTAGGCCTCACATCCCGGGCCTTTTATAATGATGTGCTGGGCCCGTATGAAAAGTATGCTACAGAATACTTTGGTTTCGACAAACTGCTTCCTATGAATACCGGAGCAGAAGCGGTTGAAACTGCTATTAAACTTGCCCGAAAATGGGCTTACGAAAAGAAAGGTGTTGATGAAAGAGAAGCACAAATAATCGTTTGTGAAAATAATTTCCACGGAAGGACAACAACTATAATCTCTTTTTCTAATGATGAAGGTGCACGAAAAAACTTTGGCCCCTATACTCCGGGTTTCCTGAAGATCCCTTATAATAATACTGAAGCCCTTGAGGAAACCTTAAATAACAACAGTAATATTGCAGCATTCCTGGTAGAACCAATACAGGGAGAAGCGGGAGTGTATGTTCCTTCTGAAGGTTATCTTACCAGGGCAAAAGCTTTGTGTGAAAAACATAATGTTCTTTTTATTGCAGATGAAGTGCAGACGGGTATTGCCCGTACCGGAAAGTTACTCGCTGTGGATCACGAGAATGTACGGCCGGATATTTTGATCCTGGGAAAAGCAATTTCCGGGGGAGTTTATCCTGTTTCTGCTGTTCTTGCAAATAATAATGTGATGGATGTAATAAAGCCGGGACAACACGGTTCTACTTTTGGAGGTAATCCTGTGGCCTGTGCGGTGGCTATGGCTGCTTTGGAAGTAGTCAAAGATGAAAATTTAGCCGATAATGCTGAAAAATTAGGAAACCTCTTCCGAAGAAAAATGAATGATTACATTAGGAGTTCTTCAATTGTAAATTTAGTGAGAGGAAAAGGATTGCTTAATGCGATCCTCATCAATGATACTGAAGACAGTTCTACCGCCTGGGACATTTGTATGGCCTTAAAAGAAAATGGATTATTGGCCAAACCTACTCACGGGAATATTATTAGGTTTGCACCACCCCTGGTTATGAGTGAAGAGCAGTTACTGGATTGTGTTGAGATCATTACCCGCACTCTCAAAGATTTTGAGAAATAGGAAATTTTTAAAAATTTTGCTGAAGGGCTGTCTGCAATACCGGGCAGCTCTTTTATTATATAAAACATGGCAAACCCCGAACTAATAAGCTTTCTTGAAAATCTCCTCACGCCCGAAAGGAAGATTCTTTATGATAAAGTACTTGCGCAGAGAACCAATC is part of the Antarcticibacterium sp. 1MA-6-2 genome and harbors:
- the rocD gene encoding ornithine--oxo-acid transaminase, with product MQLQQISTSQQAIDLEDKHGAHNYHPLPVVLSKGEGVHVWDVEGKKYYDFLSAYSAINQGHCHPKIVGAMHEQALKLGLTSRAFYNDVLGPYEKYATEYFGFDKLLPMNTGAEAVETAIKLARKWAYEKKGVDEREAQIIVCENNFHGRTTTIISFSNDEGARKNFGPYTPGFLKIPYNNTEALEETLNNNSNIAAFLVEPIQGEAGVYVPSEGYLTRAKALCEKHNVLFIADEVQTGIARTGKLLAVDHENVRPDILILGKAISGGVYPVSAVLANNNVMDVIKPGQHGSTFGGNPVACAVAMAALEVVKDENLADNAEKLGNLFRRKMNDYIRSSSIVNLVRGKGLLNAILINDTEDSSTAWDICMALKENGLLAKPTHGNIIRFAPPLVMSEEQLLDCVEIITRTLKDFEK